A genome region from Penaeus chinensis breed Huanghai No. 1 chromosome 22, ASM1920278v2, whole genome shotgun sequence includes the following:
- the LOC125036818 gene encoding zinc finger protein castor homolog 1-like isoform X1, whose translation MEEQDAEETTMSPLMQVYLKIKLGKLLESLKNNGVGASGEGGAEPPTPPHTPQRDGVHSAPSDGGAGRLQPPPQVLEPLQQQALQARMLGGGNFSTLLTLAALQDGKGVPGHGVPLPPTMDTHKSLPTTPTTPTSTAVTPGLAGLSLGSGGSAPSSLVAGGMGVRDPLKPQLDYSRYVKPFSSALECGTLSCREHNLREHFHCLECDSKVFSKKEEMIRHFKWHKKRDESLQHGFMRYSPSDDCSDRFSNCSHNRKQTHYHCLKEGCDKVYISTSDVQMHANYHRKDSAIMQEGFQRFRASEDCNQPGCSFSGQRTTHFHCMRTGCNYTFKNKADMEKHKTYHIKDEQLTKDGFKKFMKQEECPYDGCKFSRVVNHIHCIRPECNYVLHSSGQIFAHKVLTNTLLLHLRKHERQDHERAYRKYKLAQTMLGMPEGHPALTPLLHEALRPLGSLAGHMVNPMVGPLGPMCSADQRSEDSSSPLGPAPAPAMPLSLQRPPGALMGGFPPPGLVESQHPLARLLGVGPPPASHGLFPGASATSSASTPASSSSGNASPVDLSLSMGGGDDREWERYVRCYGREDACRVGCDLSGAEHWHCDECETVFRGREGARDHGHVHEQQAAITDDHYTRVCAGEDPRPCPPDCPVQDHADHFHCNWEGCGEAVLSSGDKPFRRLEHFRMHDYARRLALATSPGAAGAGGPMGVAAVTSVDAMFKRKRGRPPKNRIIEVWNDYLPVSSAHDSPQAIFTSFKLPKTSPPPHGPSLTLPPVLASHPMTPLGHLAHMGRDASPPGLIMSSSANTSTSTTSSVVPQPAILGGHLGGPLGGPQPILLPLRGPLLANPLQPQAEVVDGFYPWAEGVACPDQLCPLLGRRHYHCAHPRCLYVTAHTDVLPLHAHDFHENTPIPEGFIAIDRNIDCRSPNCQSNKVNKHFHCTRCGFSFVRYQTLESHAEKHQQEDEGVAVTGGATHHSLGPQSPIYLKKPRPDSPMDTPASGGPAGRDSPSKGQDLSPPVVKSSGIFYPLSPFPTGNPGGIRPPNAARGEPGALVTPIPPSTRPQMSTTFTLPVSGSLTITATRRSPGPQAAHSPVRDRMEQGDADDRVHDFEAEAARSLGVLGGDPYSARLLQQMTAEQAPLAAALGADWMNPERHPQYGPDFSCGRPFCKLKKKEHYHCQVCNQAFSEHEKLRPHLLKHAACGPMTPGGMAAASDEDPPTQVKEEADDAGQAPSESGERPSSPRSPSESTSSSMGATPLAAPASSPRSLSASSISGSISGPQFPLVYTQAASFPGLPTPFGPHLGMAGMFPGTIPRLLPPTAWQVHPALAAMAHQGLMLPGVRPNGEMPHGSPGPGGMPGVSPGLPPGLQGSGDHNPVLPATLGPSPHLALLGKRLGADDFASQDAKKIRSNHSMRLLKDEPVPDGYVRFRFNEDCQYPHCGYREHQTHFHCMRKDCGYSFCDKTRFVQHTARHERLDTLMGGDFNQFRSNVPCGRPDCVYASMIGQQQNKASHFHCLKCDFVCTDTNKVVAHRRQHQKRDSINAAGFEKFTPSQPCGVQGCNHNQKQTHYHCLKCQYSVLGLSQMSAHRFRHLE comes from the exons CCGTGACGCCCGGCCTCGCGGGGCTCTCGCTGGGCTCGGGGGGGTCCGCCCCCTCGTCCCTTGTGGCAGGCGGCATGGGCGTCCGCGACCCCCTCAAGCCTCAGCTCGACTACTCCCGCTACGTGAAGCCCTTCAGCTCGGCCCTGGAGTGCGGCACCCTCTCCTGCAGGGAACACAACCTCAG aGAACACTTCCACTGCCTGGAGTGCGACTCGAAGGTGTTCagcaagaaggaggagatgatcaGGCACTTCAAGTGGCACAAGAAACGGGACGAGAGCCTCCAACATGGCTTCATGAGGTACTCGCCCTCTGACGACTGCTCTGACCGCTTCTCCAACTGCTCACACAACCGCAAGCAGACGCATTACCACTGCCTCAAG GAGGGATGCGACAAAGTGTACATCAGCACATCGGACGTTCAGATGCACGCGAACTACCACCGGAAGGACTCGGCCATCATGCAGGAGGGCTTCCAGAGATTCCGGGCTTCAGAGGACTGCAACCAGCCCGGGTGTTCCTTCAGCGGCCAGAGGACAACCCACTTCCACTGCATGAGGACCGGATGCAACTACACGTTCAAGAACAAGGCGGATATGG AGAAGCACAAGACTTACCACATCAAGGACGAACAGCTGACTAAGGACGGCTTCAAGAAGTTCATGAAACAGGAGGAGTGTCCTTACGACGGTTGCAAATTCTCCCGCGTCGTCAACCACATCCACTGCATTCGGCCGGAGTGCAACTATGTACTCCACTCCTCCGGCCAGATCTTCGCCCACAAGGTGCTCACCAACACTCTCCTCTTACACCTG AGGAAGCACGAGCGACAGGACCACGAGCGCGCCTACAGGAAGTACAAGCTGGCGCAGACGATGCTGGGCATGCCCGAGGGCCACCCCGCCCTCACGCCCCTGCTGCACGAGGCGCTGCGACCCCTCGGCAGTCTGGCCGGACACATGGTCAACCCCATGGTGGGTCCCCTCGGCCCCATGTGCTCGGCCGACCAGCGCAGCGAGGACTCGTCGTCGCCGCTGGGGCCCGCGCCCGCGCCCGCCATGCCGCTCTCGCTGCAGCGCCCGCCCGGCGCCCTCATGGGCGGCTTCCCTCCCCCCGGCCTGGTGGAGTCGCAGCACCCGCTGGCGCGCCTGCTGGGCGTGGGGCCCCCGCCCGCCTCGCACGGCCTCTTCCCGGGCGCCTCGGCCACCAGCTCGGCCTCCACGCCCGCGTCCTCGTCCTCGGGCAACGCCTCGCCCGTCGACCTCAGCCTCAGCATGGGCGGCGGCGACGACCGCGAGTGGGAGCGCTACGTGCGCTGCTACGGGCGCGAGGACGCGTGCCGCGTGGGCTGCGACCTGTCGGGCGCCGAGCACTGGCACTGCGACGAGTGCGAGACGGTCTTCCGCGGGCGCGAGGGCGCGCGCGACCACGGCCACGTGCACGAGCAGCAGGCGGCCATCACGGACGATCACTACACGCGCGTGTGCGCGGGCGAGGACCCGCGCCCGTGCCCGCCCGACTGCCCCGTGCAGGACCACGCCGACCACTTCCACTGCAACTGG GAGGGGTGCGGGGAGGCCGTCCTCAGCTCGGGCGACAAGCCCTTCCGCCGCCTGGAACACTTCCGGATGCACGACTACGCCCGCCGCCTCGCCCTGGCCACCTCGCCGGGGGCTGCGGGCGCGGGCGGGCCCATGGGCGTGGCCGCCGTCACCTCCGTCGACGCCATGTTCAAGCGGAAGCGAGGTCGCCCGCCCAAGAACAGGATCATTGAG GTTTGGAATGACTAC CTTCCTGTGTCCAGCGCCCACGACTCTCCGCAAGCCATCTTCACCAGCTTCAAGCTCCCGAAGACGTCTCCGCCGCCGCATGGGCCGTCCCTGACCCTGCCCCCCGTCCTGGCCAGCCACCCCATGACGCCCCTGGGCCACCTGGCGCACATGGGCCGCGACGCCTCGCCGCCTGGCCTCATCATGTCCAGCTCCGCCAACACCTCCACCAGCACCACCAGCAGCGTCGTCCCCCAGCCCGCCATCCTCGGGGGACACCTGGGCGGACCCCTGGGCGGACCCCAGCCCATCCTCCTGCCGCTCCGGGGGCCGCTGCTCGCCAATCCGCTGCAGCCTCAG GCGGAGGTGGTAGACGGGTTCTACCCCTGGGCCGAGGGCGTGGCCTGCCCCGACCAACTGTGCCCACTGCTGGGGCGCCGCCACTACCACTGCGCCCACCCGAGGTGTCTGTACGTCACCGCCCACACCGACGTCCTCCCGCTCCACGCCCACGATTTCCACGAGAACACGCCCATCCCCGAAGGGTTCATTGCCATCGACCGCAACATTGACTGTCGGTCACCAAACTGTCAGAG caaCAAGGTGAACAAGCACTTCCACTGCACGCGCTGCGGCTTCTCATTCGTGCGGTACCAGACCCTCGAGTCCCACGCGGAGAAGCACCAGCAGGAGGACGAGGGCGTGGCGGTCACGGGCGGCGCCACCCACCACAGCCTCGGCCCGCAGTCGCCCATCTACCTGAAGAAGCCCCGGCCGGACAGCCCAATGGACACGCCGGCCTCCGGGGGCCCCGCCGGCAGGGACTCGCCCTCCAAAGGACAAG ATCTTTCGCCTCCAGTGGTCAAGTCCTCAGGGATCTTCTACCCGCTGTCGCCCTTCCCGACGGGCAACCCCGGCGGCATCCGGCCGCCCAACGCGGCGCGCGGCGAACCCGGCGCCCTCGTGACGCCCATCCCACCCTCGACGCGCCCGCAGATGTCCACCACGTTCACGCTGCCCGTGTCGGGGAGCCTCACCATTACCGCGACGCGCCGCTCGCCGGGGCCGCAGGCGGCGCATTCGCCGGTGCGCGACCGCATGGAACAGGGCGACGCCGACGACCGCGTCCACGACTTCGAGGCAGAAGCCGCCCGCTCGCTGGGCGTGCTGGGCGGTGACCCGTACTCGGCGCGCCTCCTGCAGCAGATGACGGCCGAGCAGGCGCCCCTCGCGGCCGCCCTGGGCGCCGACTGGATGAACCCCGAGCGCCACCCGCAGTACGGGCCGGACTTCTCGTGCGGGCGCCCCTTCTGCAAGCTCAAGAAGAAGGAGCACTACCACTGCCAGGTGTGCAACCAGGCCTTCAGCGAGCACGAGAAGCTGCGGCCGCACCTGCTGAAGCACGCCGCATGCGGCCCCATGACGCCCGGCGGTATGGCGGCGGCGAGCGACGAGGACCCGCCGACGCaggtgaaggaggaggcggaCGATGCGGGCCAGGCGCCGTCCGAGAGCGGCGAGCGCCCCTCCAGCCCGCGCAGCCCCAGCGAGAGCACGAGCAGCAGCATGGGCGCCACGCCCCTGGCCGCGCCCGCCAGCAGCCCGCGCTCCCTCAGCGCGAGCAGCATCTCAGGGAGCATCAGCGGCCCTCAGTTCCCGCTGGTGTATACGCAGGCGGCCAGCTTCCCCGGGCTGCCCACGCCCTTCGGGCCGCATCTCGGCATGGCGGGCATGTTCCCGGGCACCATCCCCCGCCTGCTGCCGCCCACGGCCTGGCAGGTGCACCCCGCGCTAGCCGCCATGGCCCACCAGGGGCTCATGCTGCCGGGCGTCAGACCCAACGGCGAGATGCCCCACGGCTCGCCCGGCCCCGGGGGCATGCCTGGCGTGAGCCCAGGGCTGCCGCCGGGCCTGCAGGGATCGGGTGACCACAACCCCGTGCTGCCCGCCACGCTGGGGCCGTCGCCGCACCTGGCGCTGCTCGGCAAGCGGCTCGGCGCCGACGACTTCGCCTCGCAGGACGCCAAGAAGATCCGCTCCAACCACTCCATGCGCCTCCTCAAGGACGAGCCTGTGCCCGACGGCTACGTGCGCTTCAG gttCAACGAGGACTGTCAGTACCCGCACTGCGGCTACCGGGAGCACCAGACCCACTTCCACTGCATGCGGAAGGACTGCGGTTACTCGTTCTGCGACAAGACGCGGTTCGTGCAGCACACGGCGCGCCACGAGCGCCTCGACACCCTCATGGGCGGGGACTTCAACCAGTTCCGGTCCAACGTGCCGTGCGGGCGCCCCGACTGCGTCTACGCCTCCATGATAG GCCAGCAGCAAAACAAGGCGTCGCACTTCCACTGCCTCAAGTGCGACTTCGTGTGCACAGACACCAACAAGGTCGTGGCGCATCGGCGGCAGCACCAGAAGCGCGACTCCATCAACGCCGCCGGCTTCGAGAAGTTCACGCCGTCGCAGCCGTGTGGCGTCCAGGGCTGCAACCACAACCAGAAGCAGACGCACTACCACTGCCTCAAGTGCCAGTACTCGGTGCTGGGCCTCAGCCAGATGTCCGCCCATCGCTTCCGCCACCTCGAATGA
- the LOC125036818 gene encoding zinc finger protein castor homolog 1-like isoform X5 produces MFSFRQMLGGGNFSTLLTLAALQDGKGVPGHGVPLPPTMDTHKSLPTTPTTPTSTAVTPGLAGLSLGSGGSAPSSLVAGGMGVRDPLKPQLDYSRYVKPFSSALECGTLSCREHNLREHFHCLECDSKVFSKKEEMIRHFKWHKKRDESLQHGFMRYSPSDDCSDRFSNCSHNRKQTHYHCLKEGCDKVYISTSDVQMHANYHRKDSAIMQEGFQRFRASEDCNQPGCSFSGQRTTHFHCMRTGCNYTFKNKADMEKHKTYHIKDEQLTKDGFKKFMKQEECPYDGCKFSRVVNHIHCIRPECNYVLHSSGQIFAHKVLTNTLLLHLRKHERQDHERAYRKYKLAQTMLGMPEGHPALTPLLHEALRPLGSLAGHMVNPMVGPLGPMCSADQRSEDSSSPLGPAPAPAMPLSLQRPPGALMGGFPPPGLVESQHPLARLLGVGPPPASHGLFPGASATSSASTPASSSSGNASPVDLSLSMGGGDDREWERYVRCYGREDACRVGCDLSGAEHWHCDECETVFRGREGARDHGHVHEQQAAITDDHYTRVCAGEDPRPCPPDCPVQDHADHFHCNWEGCGEAVLSSGDKPFRRLEHFRMHDYARRLALATSPGAAGAGGPMGVAAVTSVDAMFKRKRGRPPKNRIIEVWNDYLPVSSAHDSPQAIFTSFKLPKTSPPPHGPSLTLPPVLASHPMTPLGHLAHMGRDASPPGLIMSSSANTSTSTTSSVVPQPAILGGHLGGPLGGPQPILLPLRGPLLANPLQPQAEVVDGFYPWAEGVACPDQLCPLLGRRHYHCAHPRCLYVTAHTDVLPLHAHDFHENTPIPEGFIAIDRNIDCRSPNCQSNKVNKHFHCTRCGFSFVRYQTLESHAEKHQQEDEGVAVTGGATHHSLGPQSPIYLKKPRPDSPMDTPASGGPAGRDSPSKGQDLSPPVVKSSGIFYPLSPFPTGNPGGIRPPNAARGEPGALVTPIPPSTRPQMSTTFTLPVSGSLTITATRRSPGPQAAHSPVRDRMEQGDADDRVHDFEAEAARSLGVLGGDPYSARLLQQMTAEQAPLAAALGADWMNPERHPQYGPDFSCGRPFCKLKKKEHYHCQVCNQAFSEHEKLRPHLLKHAACGPMTPGGMAAASDEDPPTQVKEEADDAGQAPSESGERPSSPRSPSESTSSSMGATPLAAPASSPRSLSASSISGSISGPQFPLVYTQAASFPGLPTPFGPHLGMAGMFPGTIPRLLPPTAWQVHPALAAMAHQGLMLPGVRPNGEMPHGSPGPGGMPGVSPGLPPGLQGSGDHNPVLPATLGPSPHLALLGKRLGADDFASQDAKKIRSNHSMRLLKDEPVPDGYVRFRFNEDCQYPHCGYREHQTHFHCMRKDCGYSFCDKTRFVQHTARHERLDTLMGGDFNQFRSNVPCGRPDCVYASMIGQQQNKASHFHCLKCDFVCTDTNKVVAHRRQHQKRDSINAAGFEKFTPSQPCGVQGCNHNQKQTHYHCLKCQYSVLGLSQMSAHRFRHLE; encoded by the exons CCGTGACGCCCGGCCTCGCGGGGCTCTCGCTGGGCTCGGGGGGGTCCGCCCCCTCGTCCCTTGTGGCAGGCGGCATGGGCGTCCGCGACCCCCTCAAGCCTCAGCTCGACTACTCCCGCTACGTGAAGCCCTTCAGCTCGGCCCTGGAGTGCGGCACCCTCTCCTGCAGGGAACACAACCTCAG aGAACACTTCCACTGCCTGGAGTGCGACTCGAAGGTGTTCagcaagaaggaggagatgatcaGGCACTTCAAGTGGCACAAGAAACGGGACGAGAGCCTCCAACATGGCTTCATGAGGTACTCGCCCTCTGACGACTGCTCTGACCGCTTCTCCAACTGCTCACACAACCGCAAGCAGACGCATTACCACTGCCTCAAG GAGGGATGCGACAAAGTGTACATCAGCACATCGGACGTTCAGATGCACGCGAACTACCACCGGAAGGACTCGGCCATCATGCAGGAGGGCTTCCAGAGATTCCGGGCTTCAGAGGACTGCAACCAGCCCGGGTGTTCCTTCAGCGGCCAGAGGACAACCCACTTCCACTGCATGAGGACCGGATGCAACTACACGTTCAAGAACAAGGCGGATATGG AGAAGCACAAGACTTACCACATCAAGGACGAACAGCTGACTAAGGACGGCTTCAAGAAGTTCATGAAACAGGAGGAGTGTCCTTACGACGGTTGCAAATTCTCCCGCGTCGTCAACCACATCCACTGCATTCGGCCGGAGTGCAACTATGTACTCCACTCCTCCGGCCAGATCTTCGCCCACAAGGTGCTCACCAACACTCTCCTCTTACACCTG AGGAAGCACGAGCGACAGGACCACGAGCGCGCCTACAGGAAGTACAAGCTGGCGCAGACGATGCTGGGCATGCCCGAGGGCCACCCCGCCCTCACGCCCCTGCTGCACGAGGCGCTGCGACCCCTCGGCAGTCTGGCCGGACACATGGTCAACCCCATGGTGGGTCCCCTCGGCCCCATGTGCTCGGCCGACCAGCGCAGCGAGGACTCGTCGTCGCCGCTGGGGCCCGCGCCCGCGCCCGCCATGCCGCTCTCGCTGCAGCGCCCGCCCGGCGCCCTCATGGGCGGCTTCCCTCCCCCCGGCCTGGTGGAGTCGCAGCACCCGCTGGCGCGCCTGCTGGGCGTGGGGCCCCCGCCCGCCTCGCACGGCCTCTTCCCGGGCGCCTCGGCCACCAGCTCGGCCTCCACGCCCGCGTCCTCGTCCTCGGGCAACGCCTCGCCCGTCGACCTCAGCCTCAGCATGGGCGGCGGCGACGACCGCGAGTGGGAGCGCTACGTGCGCTGCTACGGGCGCGAGGACGCGTGCCGCGTGGGCTGCGACCTGTCGGGCGCCGAGCACTGGCACTGCGACGAGTGCGAGACGGTCTTCCGCGGGCGCGAGGGCGCGCGCGACCACGGCCACGTGCACGAGCAGCAGGCGGCCATCACGGACGATCACTACACGCGCGTGTGCGCGGGCGAGGACCCGCGCCCGTGCCCGCCCGACTGCCCCGTGCAGGACCACGCCGACCACTTCCACTGCAACTGG GAGGGGTGCGGGGAGGCCGTCCTCAGCTCGGGCGACAAGCCCTTCCGCCGCCTGGAACACTTCCGGATGCACGACTACGCCCGCCGCCTCGCCCTGGCCACCTCGCCGGGGGCTGCGGGCGCGGGCGGGCCCATGGGCGTGGCCGCCGTCACCTCCGTCGACGCCATGTTCAAGCGGAAGCGAGGTCGCCCGCCCAAGAACAGGATCATTGAG GTTTGGAATGACTAC CTTCCTGTGTCCAGCGCCCACGACTCTCCGCAAGCCATCTTCACCAGCTTCAAGCTCCCGAAGACGTCTCCGCCGCCGCATGGGCCGTCCCTGACCCTGCCCCCCGTCCTGGCCAGCCACCCCATGACGCCCCTGGGCCACCTGGCGCACATGGGCCGCGACGCCTCGCCGCCTGGCCTCATCATGTCCAGCTCCGCCAACACCTCCACCAGCACCACCAGCAGCGTCGTCCCCCAGCCCGCCATCCTCGGGGGACACCTGGGCGGACCCCTGGGCGGACCCCAGCCCATCCTCCTGCCGCTCCGGGGGCCGCTGCTCGCCAATCCGCTGCAGCCTCAG GCGGAGGTGGTAGACGGGTTCTACCCCTGGGCCGAGGGCGTGGCCTGCCCCGACCAACTGTGCCCACTGCTGGGGCGCCGCCACTACCACTGCGCCCACCCGAGGTGTCTGTACGTCACCGCCCACACCGACGTCCTCCCGCTCCACGCCCACGATTTCCACGAGAACACGCCCATCCCCGAAGGGTTCATTGCCATCGACCGCAACATTGACTGTCGGTCACCAAACTGTCAGAG caaCAAGGTGAACAAGCACTTCCACTGCACGCGCTGCGGCTTCTCATTCGTGCGGTACCAGACCCTCGAGTCCCACGCGGAGAAGCACCAGCAGGAGGACGAGGGCGTGGCGGTCACGGGCGGCGCCACCCACCACAGCCTCGGCCCGCAGTCGCCCATCTACCTGAAGAAGCCCCGGCCGGACAGCCCAATGGACACGCCGGCCTCCGGGGGCCCCGCCGGCAGGGACTCGCCCTCCAAAGGACAAG ATCTTTCGCCTCCAGTGGTCAAGTCCTCAGGGATCTTCTACCCGCTGTCGCCCTTCCCGACGGGCAACCCCGGCGGCATCCGGCCGCCCAACGCGGCGCGCGGCGAACCCGGCGCCCTCGTGACGCCCATCCCACCCTCGACGCGCCCGCAGATGTCCACCACGTTCACGCTGCCCGTGTCGGGGAGCCTCACCATTACCGCGACGCGCCGCTCGCCGGGGCCGCAGGCGGCGCATTCGCCGGTGCGCGACCGCATGGAACAGGGCGACGCCGACGACCGCGTCCACGACTTCGAGGCAGAAGCCGCCCGCTCGCTGGGCGTGCTGGGCGGTGACCCGTACTCGGCGCGCCTCCTGCAGCAGATGACGGCCGAGCAGGCGCCCCTCGCGGCCGCCCTGGGCGCCGACTGGATGAACCCCGAGCGCCACCCGCAGTACGGGCCGGACTTCTCGTGCGGGCGCCCCTTCTGCAAGCTCAAGAAGAAGGAGCACTACCACTGCCAGGTGTGCAACCAGGCCTTCAGCGAGCACGAGAAGCTGCGGCCGCACCTGCTGAAGCACGCCGCATGCGGCCCCATGACGCCCGGCGGTATGGCGGCGGCGAGCGACGAGGACCCGCCGACGCaggtgaaggaggaggcggaCGATGCGGGCCAGGCGCCGTCCGAGAGCGGCGAGCGCCCCTCCAGCCCGCGCAGCCCCAGCGAGAGCACGAGCAGCAGCATGGGCGCCACGCCCCTGGCCGCGCCCGCCAGCAGCCCGCGCTCCCTCAGCGCGAGCAGCATCTCAGGGAGCATCAGCGGCCCTCAGTTCCCGCTGGTGTATACGCAGGCGGCCAGCTTCCCCGGGCTGCCCACGCCCTTCGGGCCGCATCTCGGCATGGCGGGCATGTTCCCGGGCACCATCCCCCGCCTGCTGCCGCCCACGGCCTGGCAGGTGCACCCCGCGCTAGCCGCCATGGCCCACCAGGGGCTCATGCTGCCGGGCGTCAGACCCAACGGCGAGATGCCCCACGGCTCGCCCGGCCCCGGGGGCATGCCTGGCGTGAGCCCAGGGCTGCCGCCGGGCCTGCAGGGATCGGGTGACCACAACCCCGTGCTGCCCGCCACGCTGGGGCCGTCGCCGCACCTGGCGCTGCTCGGCAAGCGGCTCGGCGCCGACGACTTCGCCTCGCAGGACGCCAAGAAGATCCGCTCCAACCACTCCATGCGCCTCCTCAAGGACGAGCCTGTGCCCGACGGCTACGTGCGCTTCAG gttCAACGAGGACTGTCAGTACCCGCACTGCGGCTACCGGGAGCACCAGACCCACTTCCACTGCATGCGGAAGGACTGCGGTTACTCGTTCTGCGACAAGACGCGGTTCGTGCAGCACACGGCGCGCCACGAGCGCCTCGACACCCTCATGGGCGGGGACTTCAACCAGTTCCGGTCCAACGTGCCGTGCGGGCGCCCCGACTGCGTCTACGCCTCCATGATAG GCCAGCAGCAAAACAAGGCGTCGCACTTCCACTGCCTCAAGTGCGACTTCGTGTGCACAGACACCAACAAGGTCGTGGCGCATCGGCGGCAGCACCAGAAGCGCGACTCCATCAACGCCGCCGGCTTCGAGAAGTTCACGCCGTCGCAGCCGTGTGGCGTCCAGGGCTGCAACCACAACCAGAAGCAGACGCACTACCACTGCCTCAAGTGCCAGTACTCGGTGCTGGGCCTCAGCCAGATGTCCGCCCATCGCTTCCGCCACCTCGAATGA